The proteins below come from a single Benincasa hispida cultivar B227 chromosome 4, ASM972705v1, whole genome shotgun sequence genomic window:
- the LOC120076210 gene encoding uncharacterized protein LOC120076210: MGHEALSFMNGSSGYNQIRMALIDEKMTTNPKKDILLQERLLRVEFSIYPELPGHCTNFQSTGEDFSRLGHSFNCSKAMLLKAKSLRKAVVPPTLIDNPSPGNLQPTRLAVHVGADGSSCWVFIASGSRVFKLQVSMEESSVLEGKDSLLIPEQTKVLDSLLLNRCPHRSEIQSLVLAEVDSSSDQLLGTVDSYGHLIVSKLDATGKDADKFTYSVLPQDSGLGEGSWAGLCFSPSELFTAAVAHSFGKTVDIYDQDVHVRTLRTLLYPTALSFIQNLSFGNGSSVLAVTEGCQLTIWDLRMKENGGCLQRICGSVGDNFYAVRTSSNGDIAVGGADRTITIYDPRRWSALSRWVHCSKYEITGLAFSSIDSDYIYVQGVDYEVFCGQWKERKKSFSLRGDSNWLGFSKSCRRDVLGGWCDSGSIFLTDVTCDSKDDTSNGFVNGLS, from the exons ACCAGATACGAATGGCCCTTATAGATGAGAAAATGACGACGAACCCCAAAAAGGATATATTGCTACAAG AAAGGTTATTGAGAGTTGAATTTTCCATTTACCCCGAGCTTCCAGGCCATTGCACCAACTTCCAGTCCACCGGCGAAGATTTTTCCCGCCTCGGCCATAGCTTCAACTGCAGCAAAGCAATGTTGTTGAAGGCAAAGAGTCTGAGGAAGGCCGTTGTGCCGCCCACTCTCATCGACAATCCTTCTCCCGGGAATCTCCAGCCCACTCGTCTCGCCGTCCAT GTTGGTGCAGACGGTTCTTCCTGCTGGGTCTTCATCGCTTCCGGTTCCCGCGTTTTTAAACTCCAG gtttCCATGGAAGAATCATCAGTCCTCGAGGGAAAAGATAGCTTACTGATCCCTGAACAGACAAAg GTTCTAGACTCTTTATTACTCAATCGCTGTCCTCATCGCTCAGAAATACAGAGCTTGGTCTTGGCTGAAGTTGATA GTTCCAGTGACCAATTACTGGGGACAGTAGATTCCTATGGTCACCTCATTGTTTCTAAACTAGATGCAACTGGCAAAG ATGCAGACAAGTTTACGTATTCTGTATTGCCTCAAGATTCAGGTCTTGGTGAGGGCAGCTGGGCAGGATTATGCTTCAGTCCAAGTGAATTGTTCACG GCAGCTGTTGCTCATAGTTTCGGCAAAACCGTTGATATTTATGACCAGGATGTCCATGTTCGGACATTACGCAC ACTGTTATATCCAACTGCATTGAGCTTCATTCAGAATCTTTCTTTTGGGAATGGAAGCTCCGTATTAGCTGTCACCGAAGGTTGTCAG TTGACGATCTGGGATTTGAGAATGAAAGAAAACGGTGGTTGTCTGCAAAGAATATGTGGCTCTGTTGGTGATAACTTCTATGCTGTCCGCACTTCCTCAAATGGTGATATTGCAGTGGGTGGAGCTGATCGAACTATAACGATCTATGATCCTCGAAG GTGGTCAGCATTATCAAGATGGGTTCACTGCTCAAAGTATGAG ATTACAGGACTGGCTTTCTCATCGATCGACTCTGATTACATTTATGTccagggagttgactatgag GTTTTTTGTGGACAGTGGAAAGAACGCAAGAAATCATTTTCATTAAGAGGAGACTCAAATTGGCTTGGGTTTAGTAAG AGCTGCAGGAGGGACGTCTTAGGCGGATGGTGTGATTCAGGTAGCATCTTTTTGACAGATGTTACCTGCGACAGCAAAGACGACACGTCAAATGGCTTCGTCAATGGCCTTTCCTGA